A section of the Rhodobacter sp. genome encodes:
- the eda gene encoding bifunctional 4-hydroxy-2-oxoglutarate aldolase/2-dehydro-3-deoxy-phosphogluconate aldolase has product MTPALQSHATLALCRLAPVIPVLVIEDPAHAVPLARALVGGGLPVLEVTLRTDCALEAISLMARVPGARVGAGTVLGAHDAERARAAGATFAVSPGSTPGLVAACTALDLPLLPGAATASEVMGLLEQGYRTMKLFPAGPVGGPDLLKALHGPLPQAIFCPTGGIGVQNAGAYLALPNVACVGGSWVAPKPAMAAGDWAAIEALARTACALRVP; this is encoded by the coding sequence ATGACCCCTGCCCTGCAAAGCCACGCAACGCTTGCCCTCTGCCGTCTGGCACCGGTGATCCCGGTTCTGGTGATCGAGGACCCGGCCCACGCGGTCCCGCTGGCGCGGGCGCTGGTCGGGGGGGGGCTGCCGGTGCTGGAGGTGACATTGCGCACGGATTGCGCGCTCGAGGCGATTTCCCTCATGGCGCGGGTGCCCGGCGCGCGGGTCGGCGCGGGCACGGTGCTGGGCGCCCATGACGCCGAGCGGGCCCGCGCGGCGGGCGCGACCTTTGCGGTGTCGCCCGGATCGACGCCGGGGTTGGTCGCGGCGTGCACGGCACTGGACCTGCCGCTGTTGCCTGGCGCCGCGACGGCGAGCGAGGTGATGGGCCTGCTGGAGCAGGGCTATCGGACGATGAAGCTGTTCCCGGCCGGACCGGTCGGGGGGCCGGACCTGCTGAAGGCGCTGCACGGCCCCTTGCCGCAGGCGATCTTCTGCCCGACGGGCGGGATCGGGGTGCAGAATGCCGGGGCCTATCTGGCGTTGCCGAACGTGGCCTGCGTGGGGGGCAGCTGGGTGGCACCGAAACCGGCCATGGCGGCGGGCGACTGGGCGGCGATCGAGGCGCTGGCCCGCACGGCGTGCGCCTTGCGGGTGCCGTAG
- a CDS encoding ABC transporter substrate-binding protein has product MKKTILGLAAAATLAVSAFAASAQTAVTYLFPAPDFLPAFAPFQLALGKGYYADAGLDVTFRTGQGGADVATQVAVGNADLGGGMGDTALIVRANGLAIRGVALLGGQGITQIAWRNDRGINGVADLRGRDIGVIGFQDTTFYNLVAVLATEGITRSDANVQALGPGGIIQNMIGGALDAMSGVPEWIVAIEDAGVPLTVTPARNYFPSQAQAIIASDAYIASHPEAVQGFVNATLHAVRDIMADPHQAALDYVTLVPRHAEAVDQIERIMRMYVDSVYAPDGDRPLGAFDPAQLQAADDFYVANDLVTGAVPVEDAYTNQFIAN; this is encoded by the coding sequence ATGAAGAAGACGATCCTTGGCCTTGCCGCCGCCGCCACACTGGCGGTTTCGGCCTTTGCCGCGTCCGCGCAGACGGCGGTGACCTACCTGTTCCCGGCGCCCGATTTCCTGCCGGCCTTTGCGCCGTTCCAACTGGCCCTGGGCAAGGGTTATTACGCCGACGCGGGGCTGGACGTGACCTTCCGCACCGGGCAGGGCGGCGCCGACGTGGCGACGCAGGTGGCCGTGGGCAACGCCGACCTGGGCGGCGGCATGGGCGACACCGCGCTGATCGTGCGCGCCAACGGGCTGGCCATTCGCGGCGTCGCGCTGCTGGGCGGGCAGGGGATCACCCAGATCGCCTGGCGCAACGATCGCGGCATCAACGGCGTGGCCGATCTGCGTGGCCGCGACATCGGCGTGATCGGCTTCCAGGACACGACCTTCTACAACCTGGTGGCGGTGCTTGCGACCGAGGGGATCACCCGGTCGGACGCGAACGTCCAGGCGCTTGGCCCGGGCGGCATCATCCAGAACATGATCGGCGGAGCCCTGGACGCGATGTCGGGCGTGCCGGAATGGATCGTCGCGATCGAGGACGCCGGCGTGCCGCTGACCGTGACGCCCGCGCGCAACTACTTCCCGTCGCAGGCCCAGGCGATCATCGCCTCGGACGCCTATATCGCCAGCCACCCCGAGGCGGTGCAGGGATTTGTCAACGCCACGCTGCACGCGGTGCGTGACATCATGGCCGATCCGCACCAGGCCGCGCTCGACTATGTCACGCTGGTGCCGCGCCATGCCGAGGCCGTCGATCAGATCGAACGCATCATGCGCATGTATGTGGACAGCGTCTACGCGCCCGACGGGGACCGCCCGCTGGGAGCCTTCGATCCGGCGCAATTGCAGGCCGCCGACGACTTCTATGTCGCGAACGATCTGGTGACCGGCGCCGTCCCGGTGGAAGACGCCTACACCAACCAGTTCATCGCGAACTGA
- a CDS encoding ABC transporter ATP-binding protein: MALEFKGVTKTFTLPDGKDLTAVRDINFKVEEGEFVAVVGPSGCGKSTILSMTAGLYQPTGGEVRVSGEVVTKPNPHVGFMLQKDLLLPWRTIIKNVEFGLESRGVPKAERRERALFELDRCHLKGFEDHYPYQLSGGMRQRAALARTLAIDPAIILLDEPFSALDAQTKLLIQNSFAETIQEAGITTLLITHDLSEAVIMSDRVLVLSERPGTVMREIPIDLPDRAHPLHRRQMPEIHQHASEIFTLLRLDQRAA, from the coding sequence ATGGCGCTTGAGTTCAAGGGCGTCACCAAGACCTTCACCTTGCCCGACGGCAAGGACCTGACCGCCGTTCGCGACATCAATTTCAAGGTCGAAGAGGGCGAATTCGTCGCCGTCGTCGGCCCCTCGGGCTGTGGCAAATCGACGATCCTCAGCATGACGGCGGGGCTTTACCAACCGACCGGCGGCGAGGTCCGCGTGTCGGGCGAGGTGGTGACCAAACCCAACCCGCATGTCGGTTTCATGTTGCAGAAGGACCTTCTGCTGCCGTGGCGGACCATCATCAAGAACGTCGAATTCGGGCTGGAATCGCGCGGCGTGCCCAAGGCCGAGCGCCGCGAGCGCGCGCTGTTCGAACTGGACCGCTGCCACCTGAAGGGGTTCGAGGACCACTATCCCTATCAATTGTCGGGGGGGATGCGGCAGCGCGCGGCGCTGGCGCGCACGCTGGCGATCGACCCCGCGATCATCTTGCTGGACGAGCCGTTCTCGGCCCTGGACGCGCAGACCAAGCTGCTGATCCAGAACAGTTTCGCGGAAACGATCCAGGAGGCCGGGATTACCACGCTGTTGATCACGCATGACCTGTCCGAGGCCGTCATCATGTCCGATCGGGTGCTGGTCCTGTCCGAGCGTCCGGGCACCGTGATGCGCGAGATCCCGATCGACCTGCCGGACCGCGCGCACCCGCTGCATCGCCGCCAGATGCCCGAAATTCATCAGCACGCCAGCGAGATCTTCACGCTGCTGCGCCTCGATCAGCGCGCGGCCTGA
- a CDS encoding SDR family oxidoreductase, which translates to MKPPYEGQVAVVTGGSSGIGLATVRLLLEQGASVAFCARGEGRLMDVAAVLVRDFGADRVLAQAVNVLDAASVNAFAAAVEARFGGCDLLVNNAGQGRVSTFADTSDDDWRAEYELKLFSQINPTRAFLPMLRAARGAIIAVNSLLATQPEPHMVCTASARAGVQNLLKSLSIELAPEVRVNSILLGLVSSGQWTRRFAARADQSVSREEWYGDLARSKGIPLGRLGDPAEAAAAIAFLGSRAASYITGAQLEVSGGLSRHI; encoded by the coding sequence ATGAAACCGCCCTATGAGGGACAGGTCGCGGTGGTGACGGGCGGCAGCTCGGGCATCGGGCTGGCGACGGTGCGGCTGCTGCTCGAGCAGGGGGCCTCGGTCGCGTTCTGCGCGCGCGGCGAGGGGCGTCTGATGGACGTGGCGGCGGTTCTGGTCCGCGACTTTGGCGCCGACCGGGTGCTGGCGCAGGCCGTGAACGTGCTGGACGCGGCCAGCGTCAACGCCTTTGCCGCCGCGGTCGAGGCACGCTTTGGCGGCTGCGACCTGCTGGTCAACAACGCCGGTCAGGGCCGGGTCAGCACCTTTGCCGACACCTCGGACGACGATTGGCGCGCCGAATACGAGTTGAAGCTGTTCAGCCAGATCAACCCGACGCGCGCCTTCCTGCCGATGCTGCGCGCCGCCCGGGGGGCCATCATCGCGGTGAATTCCCTGCTGGCGACCCAGCCGGAACCGCACATGGTCTGCACCGCGTCGGCCCGCGCGGGCGTGCAGAACCTGTTGAAATCCCTCAGCATCGAGCTGGCACCCGAGGTGCGGGTCAATTCGATCCTGCTGGGGCTTGTCAGTTCGGGCCAATGGACCCGCCGCTTTGCCGCCCGCGCCGACCAGTCGGTCAGCCGCGAGGAATGGTATGGCGATCTCGCCCGATCCAAAGGTATTCCGCTGGGCCGTCTGGGCGATCCGGCAGAAGCCGCCGCCGCCATCGCCTTTCTGGGCTCGCGGGCGGCCAGCTACATCACTGGCGCCCAGCTCGAGGTTTCGGGCGGGCTGTCGCGTCACATCTGA
- a CDS encoding crotonase/enoyl-CoA hydratase family protein, with product MLTLETRDRVRIVTLARPEARNAVNPALARALFEALCAFDADDGVDVAVLTGAGGSFCAGFDLKSVSAGDGAGWIAGLDIPGDWDPLTQPIAGPMGPTRLMLAKPVIAAIEGSAVAGGLELALWSDLRVMADDAQFGVFCRRWGVPLIDGGTVRLPRLVGQGRANDLILTGRPVAAPEAHRIGLADRVSAPGRALAEALDLAQALCRFPQGCLRADFLSARMAPADLAAALRREWRSAGMALTEGTAGAARFAKGAGRGGRFD from the coding sequence ATGCTGACGCTCGAAACCCGCGACCGGGTGCGGATTGTCACACTGGCGCGCCCCGAGGCGCGCAACGCCGTCAACCCGGCGCTGGCGCGCGCGCTCTTCGAGGCGCTCTGCGCCTTCGATGCGGACGATGGCGTGGATGTCGCCGTGCTGACGGGCGCAGGCGGGTCGTTCTGCGCCGGGTTCGATCTGAAATCCGTCTCGGCCGGCGACGGCGCGGGCTGGATCGCAGGGCTCGACATTCCCGGTGACTGGGACCCGCTCACGCAACCGATCGCAGGGCCGATGGGACCCACGCGGCTGATGCTGGCAAAACCGGTGATCGCGGCGATCGAAGGGTCGGCGGTCGCGGGCGGGTTGGAGCTTGCGCTCTGGTCCGACCTCAGGGTCATGGCCGACGACGCGCAATTCGGCGTCTTCTGCCGCCGCTGGGGTGTGCCCCTGATCGACGGCGGCACGGTGCGCCTGCCGCGCCTGGTCGGGCAGGGCCGCGCGAACGATCTGATCCTGACCGGCCGCCCCGTCGCCGCGCCCGAGGCCCATCGGATCGGACTGGCCGACCGCGTCAGCGCGCCCGGTCGGGCGCTGGCCGAGGCACTCGATCTCGCCCAGGCGCTGTGCCGGTTCCCGCAAGGCTGCCTCCGCGCCGATTTCCTGTCCGCCCGGATGGCGCCCGCCGACCTGGCGGCCGCGCTGCGCCGCGAATGGCGCAGCGCCGGAATGGCCCTGACCGAGGGCACCGCCGGTGCCGCCCGTTTCGCCAAAGGTGCAGGTCGGGGCGGCCGCTTCGATTGA
- a CDS encoding cupin domain-containing protein has product MSTAPMKFPSIEPDDVVIPEGKTLESWIQSRTATYATRTLDWDALKFQADYDPVYRRAQMRYVGTGATGVDADENVVPAEHFTFSTMVLPAGCEGPLHIHRDAEEIFFILKGHKIRFFIEHKGEMVETVLTERDLVSVPPGVYRGLRNEGIEEALMCVLIGNPKPVTPTYPPEHPVAKIPRPKGSKAAG; this is encoded by the coding sequence ATGAGCACCGCTCCCATGAAATTCCCCTCGATCGAACCCGATGACGTGGTCATCCCCGAGGGCAAGACGCTGGAAAGCTGGATCCAGAGCCGCACCGCGACCTATGCGACCCGCACCCTCGACTGGGACGCGCTGAAATTCCAGGCCGATTACGACCCGGTCTATCGGCGCGCGCAGATGCGCTATGTCGGCACTGGCGCGACCGGGGTCGATGCCGACGAAAACGTGGTTCCGGCCGAGCATTTCACCTTTTCCACCATGGTGCTGCCCGCCGGTTGCGAAGGGCCGCTGCACATCCACCGCGACGCCGAGGAGATCTTCTTCATCCTCAAGGGCCACAAGATCCGCTTCTTCATCGAGCACAAGGGCGAGATGGTGGAAACCGTGCTGACCGAACGCGACCTGGTGTCGGTGCCGCCGGGTGTCTATCGCGGTCTGCGCAACGAAGGGATCGAAGAGGCGCTGATGTGCGTCCTGATCGGCAACCCCAAGCCGGTGACGCCCACCTATCCGCCCGAGCATCCTGTCGCCAAGATTCCGCGCCCCAAAGGGTCCAAGGCCGCCGGCTGA
- a CDS encoding VOC family protein — translation MSDHLVGALRGIVMRAPGITATKAFYTDSWGLDLAAEEPGTVWLRGTGTNAFLYGLKDGPVYGIDHVDFAMDDRDQVARLHAHATAEGATVLGAPAAFDDWVGGWGFEILDPDHRRLRFRAEARSLPEAPHWARPRKVSHVVLNTADMEGLEAWYIRSLGFRVSDYSADQMVFLRCASDHHSIALVRGHYASVNHVAFELPSINEFMRSIGRMREKGIVPTWGPGRHGPGNNPFAYFVSPSGFCIEFTSELQQIDEATHQAQVWPRDVPEKMDQWMTAGAPTTAQRTVMQGRPDPGFPELAKGAKA, via the coding sequence ATGAGCGACCATCTTGTGGGTGCCCTGCGTGGCATCGTCATGCGCGCGCCCGGCATCACGGCCACCAAAGCGTTCTATACCGACAGCTGGGGTCTTGACCTGGCAGCCGAGGAACCCGGCACCGTCTGGCTGCGCGGCACCGGCACGAACGCCTTTCTCTATGGCCTGAAGGACGGGCCGGTCTATGGCATCGACCATGTCGATTTCGCCATGGACGACCGCGACCAGGTCGCGCGCCTGCACGCCCATGCGACCGCCGAGGGCGCCACCGTGCTGGGCGCGCCCGCCGCCTTTGACGACTGGGTCGGTGGCTGGGGGTTCGAGATCCTCGATCCCGACCATCGCCGTCTGCGATTCCGCGCCGAGGCCCGCAGCCTGCCCGAGGCCCCGCACTGGGCGCGCCCGCGCAAGGTCAGCCATGTGGTGCTGAACACCGCCGACATGGAGGGGCTCGAAGCCTGGTATATTCGCTCGCTGGGCTTTCGCGTGTCCGACTACAGCGCCGATCAGATGGTGTTCCTGCGCTGTGCCTCGGACCACCATTCGATCGCGCTGGTGCGCGGCCATTATGCCAGCGTGAACCATGTCGCGTTCGAGCTGCCGTCGATCAATGAATTCATGCGCTCGATCGGGCGGATGCGCGAAAAGGGCATCGTGCCCACCTGGGGGCCGGGCCGTCACGGGCCGGGCAACAACCCGTTTGCCTATTTCGTCTCGCCTTCGGGGTTCTGCATCGAGTTCACCAGCGAGTTGCAGCAGATCGACGAGGCCACGCATCAGGCCCAGGTCTGGCCGCGGGACGTGCCGGAAAAGATGGATCAGTGGATGACGGCCGGGGCGCCGACGACAGCGCAACGCACCGTGATGCAGGGCCGCCCCGATCCGGGCTTTCCCGAACTTGCGAAAGGGGCAAAGGCATGA
- a CDS encoding ABC transporter permease — translation MSQATTQKFVAVAILALLLLVWQFLPPALGVPKYIVPTVSDMLTELGRMYRRENLIANLASTAIFTVLGFAIGSGLGAAIGYLLGLSAFWERVLSPYILALQIAPKVAFAPLFIMWFGYNSTPKLLVTVLIVFFPVLVNVLAAMKTVDRDMVNLARAYSLTRWEIFKKVEFPSTLPNLMAGLRIASTLAVIGVTVGELVGGNTGLGFLISYGGGQANAAMVFNAIVLLTIIGIALYSVLVWAEERLLHYIPKKDH, via the coding sequence ATGTCGCAAGCCACCACGCAGAAATTCGTCGCCGTGGCGATCCTGGCCCTGCTGCTGCTGGTCTGGCAGTTTCTGCCGCCGGCGCTGGGTGTGCCCAAATACATCGTTCCCACGGTGTCCGACATGCTGACGGAACTGGGCCGGATGTATCGCCGCGAGAATCTGATCGCGAACCTGGCCTCGACCGCGATTTTCACCGTCCTGGGCTTTGCCATCGGTTCGGGCCTGGGCGCGGCGATCGGCTATCTGCTGGGGTTGTCCGCCTTTTGGGAGCGCGTCCTGTCGCCCTATATCCTGGCCTTGCAGATCGCCCCCAAGGTCGCCTTTGCGCCGCTGTTCATCATGTGGTTCGGCTACAATTCCACGCCCAAGCTGCTGGTCACGGTGCTGATCGTCTTCTTTCCGGTCCTGGTGAACGTGCTGGCGGCGATGAAGACGGTGGACCGCGACATGGTCAACCTGGCGCGCGCCTATTCGCTGACCCGCTGGGAGATCTTCAAGAAGGTCGAATTCCCCTCGACCCTGCCCAACCTCATGGCGGGGCTGCGCATCGCCTCGACGCTGGCCGTGATCGGCGTGACGGTGGGCGAACTGGTCGGCGGAAACACCGGGCTTGGCTTTCTCATCAGCTACGGCGGCGGGCAGGCCAACGCGGCGATGGTGTTCAACGCCATCGTGCTGCTGACGATCATCGGCATCGCGCTCTATTCGGTCCTGGTCTGGGCGGAAGAGCGGCTGCTGCACTACATCCCCAAGAAGGACCACTGA
- a CDS encoding alpha/beta hydrolase produces MADWRDQHTGGIAWRERPGAGPVLVCLHGIGSRAAGWQALATHLPGWRLIAWDAPGYGASAPLAQDWPVARDYAAALERLTNALELSDFHCVGHSLGTLIAASYARNYPQALKSLTLVSCAQGGGVSPGETLASRHQARIDDLQALGPVEFSKSRAPRLIHRPEANPALVAAVEASMKSVTLPGYAQAMRMLASGDLAADCASLSTATAVIVGAEDIVTPPEQSRRAHAALPNPAGLTLVPDCGHALPLQAPRALAETLLAQAACAPTGAIR; encoded by the coding sequence ATGGCTGACTGGCGCGATCAGCACACCGGCGGCATCGCCTGGCGCGAGCGCCCCGGGGCCGGGCCGGTGCTGGTGTGTCTGCATGGCATCGGCTCGCGCGCGGCGGGTTGGCAGGCCTTGGCCACGCATTTGCCCGGCTGGCGGTTGATTGCCTGGGATGCACCGGGCTACGGCGCCTCGGCCCCGCTGGCGCAGGATTGGCCCGTCGCGCGGGACTACGCCGCCGCGCTGGAACGCCTGACAAATGCTCTTGAATTGTCAGACTTTCATTGTGTCGGGCACTCCCTCGGCACGCTGATCGCCGCATCTTATGCACGAAATTATCCACAGGCGCTGAAAAGCCTGACATTGGTGTCCTGCGCGCAAGGGGGCGGCGTGAGCCCGGGGGAAACCCTGGCGTCGCGTCACCAGGCACGGATCGATGATCTTCAAGCTCTTGGTCCGGTTGAATTTTCGAAATCCCGCGCGCCGCGCCTGATCCACCGACCCGAGGCGAATCCCGCCCTGGTTGCGGCGGTCGAGGCGTCGATGAAGAGCGTGACCCTTCCGGGTTATGCACAGGCCATGCGGATGCTGGCCTCGGGCGATTTGGCGGCCGATTGCGCAAGCCTGTCCACAGCCACGGCTGTCATCGTCGGCGCCGAGGATATCGTCACCCCGCCCGAACAGTCCCGGCGCGCCCATGCCGCCCTGCCGAACCCCGCGGGGCTGACCCTGGTGCCCGACTGTGGCCACGCGCTGCCGTTGCAGGCGCCCAGGGCGCTGGCCGAAACCCTTCTCGCGCAGGCTGCCTGCGCCCCGACAGGAGCAATCCGATGA
- a CDS encoding IclR family transcriptional regulator yields the protein MFIIGWLAARVKKKTGPATHSFITCSNSKRPARIAADGRSPYAGICSILKALTVPDTDLSETDTESGPESAAYSVPPVHRAFTLLRHIAAGGRCRNASATARELGINRTTLIRLLHTLEAERMIESVDDGLSWQLGPGMIVLAAEALKSRDVVRVAQPVMARLAADLGLSSHLGVLDGRDIIYLLRETPNTHLVSNVREGSRLPAHATTVGRVLLGHLAPEDLDRLYGDAVLARATDKTSTTLAALRAQITADRARGAAWSAGNFERGIGSCAAAIRDHRGRVVAAVNVTGPEDRFAPDTPQAALIEARVRAAADEISRGLGHSG from the coding sequence ATGTTCATTATTGGCTGGCTAGCGGCGCGGGTCAAGAAAAAAACCGGGCCCGCCACACATTCCTTCATAACCTGCTCAAATTCCAAGCGTCCCGCGCGGATTGCGGCGGACGGACGAAGCCCCTATGCTGGAATCTGTTCAATATTGAAGGCTTTGACCGTGCCCGATACCGATCTGTCCGAGACCGACACCGAGTCCGGCCCCGAGTCCGCCGCCTATTCCGTTCCGCCGGTGCACCGCGCGTTCACCCTGCTGCGCCACATCGCGGCCGGGGGGCGGTGCCGCAATGCCTCGGCCACGGCGCGCGAACTGGGCATCAACCGCACCACGCTGATCCGCCTGCTGCACACGCTGGAAGCCGAGCGGATGATCGAATCGGTCGATGACGGGCTGAGCTGGCAACTGGGCCCGGGCATGATCGTGCTGGCGGCCGAGGCGCTGAAGTCGCGCGATGTGGTGCGGGTGGCGCAGCCGGTCATGGCGCGGCTGGCGGCAGATCTGGGGCTGTCGTCGCACCTGGGCGTGCTGGACGGGCGTGACATCATCTATCTGCTGCGCGAGACGCCGAACACGCATCTGGTGTCCAACGTGCGCGAAGGCTCGCGCCTGCCGGCGCACGCGACCACCGTCGGGCGGGTGCTGCTGGGCCATCTCGCGCCCGAGGATCTGGACCGGCTTTACGGTGATGCGGTTCTGGCCCGGGCGACGGACAAGACCTCGACCACGCTGGCGGCGCTGCGCGCGCAGATCACCGCCGACCGGGCCCGGGGCGCGGCCTGGAGCGCGGGCAATTTCGAACGCGGCATCGGGTCTTGCGCGGCCGCGATCCGCGATCATCGGGGGCGGGTGGTGGCGGCGGTCAACGTGACCGGGCCCGAAGACCGCTTTGCACCCGACACGCCCCAGGCCGCGCTGATCGAAGCGCGGGTGCGCGCGGCGGCCGACGAGATCTCGCGCGGGTTGGGTCATTCGGGGTGA
- a CDS encoding Rieske 2Fe-2S domain-containing protein, whose translation MTALPDKKALIEDRVNTGLLGQWYPVAKSVEIKSTRPYGAVLLGQKLVLWRSVDGTIKCIEDFCPHRGAPLSYGEIHEGNIGCRYHGVVVDGEGVVVRVPAMPECALEGRKALKSFHVTEHSDAVFVYVPSVTQPEPPELVMPPELTGGEWTGFLCTSVWEANYRYALDNLADPMHGCYLHSESFTLAYGSKQDLMKLDKTEHGFHITRVGQVGDNFDWSEFVVHPGNMYCFLDIPYPPAAGPGGNMRIVGFATPVDATTCKVFFWRLRKVTGLAASSWRFLYRAKLEEHHWNVLEQDRVMLEGMPDDARRREMLYQHDVGVSRIRQILTRAAKEQIEAEQAQVAAE comes from the coding sequence ATGACCGCCCTTCCCGACAAGAAAGCCCTGATCGAAGACCGCGTGAATACCGGCCTGCTGGGCCAGTGGTATCCCGTCGCCAAATCGGTCGAGATCAAATCGACCCGCCCCTATGGCGCCGTCCTTCTGGGCCAGAAACTGGTTCTGTGGCGGTCGGTTGACGGCACGATCAAGTGCATCGAGGATTTTTGCCCCCACCGCGGTGCCCCGCTCAGCTATGGCGAGATCCACGAAGGCAACATCGGATGTCGCTATCACGGCGTCGTCGTCGATGGCGAGGGGGTGGTGGTGCGCGTTCCGGCCATGCCGGAATGCGCGCTCGAGGGGCGCAAGGCGCTGAAATCCTTTCATGTGACCGAACATTCGGACGCGGTTTTCGTCTATGTCCCCTCGGTGACCCAGCCCGAACCGCCCGAACTGGTCATGCCGCCCGAACTGACCGGCGGCGAATGGACCGGGTTCCTGTGCACCTCGGTCTGGGAAGCGAACTACCGCTACGCGCTGGACAACCTCGCCGACCCGATGCACGGCTGCTACCTGCATTCCGAAAGCTTCACTCTGGCCTATGGTTCCAAGCAGGACCTGATGAAGCTGGACAAGACCGAGCACGGGTTCCACATCACCCGCGTGGGGCAGGTCGGCGACAATTTCGACTGGTCGGAATTCGTGGTGCATCCGGGCAACATGTATTGCTTCCTGGACATTCCCTATCCGCCCGCCGCCGGGCCGGGGGGCAACATGCGCATCGTCGGCTTTGCGACGCCGGTCGATGCCACCACCTGCAAGGTCTTCTTCTGGCGGCTGCGCAAGGTGACGGGCCTCGCGGCCTCGAGCTGGCGGTTCCTCTATCGCGCCAAACTGGAAGAGCATCACTGGAACGTCCTGGAACAGGACCGCGTCATGCTCGAGGGGATGCCGGACGACGCGCGCCGCCGCGAGATGCTGTATCAGCACGACGTCGGCGTCAGCCGCATTCGCCAGATCCTGACGCGCGCCGCCAAGGAGCAGATCGAGGCCGAGCAGGCCCAGGTGGCGGCGGAATGA
- a CDS encoding SDR family oxidoreductase, whose protein sequence is MTLAGRTLLITGAARGLGREIARACAAAGARLVLADIDLAGVQATAAEVGGRAEPVDLGDPAAIEALAARIAEREGVLHALVNNGAVATDVGGMGFEDIALELWDRVMRVNVRGTWLMTRAVAPLLRASGSGRVVNVASDTALWGAPNLLSYTASKGAVMAMTRSLARELGKDRVGVTCVAPGILTTESTDYVPEARHRLYAEGRAVPGPQAADEITGTIVFLASEAALTLTGQVLPVNNGFVFNG, encoded by the coding sequence ATGACGCTGGCCGGGCGCACCTTGCTGATCACCGGCGCGGCGCGCGGGTTGGGGCGCGAGATCGCCCGCGCCTGTGCCGCCGCGGGCGCCCGGCTGGTGCTGGCCGACATCGACCTGGCCGGGGTTCAGGCGACCGCGGCCGAGGTCGGCGGCCGGGCCGAACCCGTCGATCTGGGCGATCCCGCCGCGATCGAGGCGCTGGCCGCGCGGATCGCCGAGCGCGAGGGCGTGCTGCACGCGCTGGTCAACAACGGTGCCGTCGCGACCGATGTGGGCGGCATGGGATTCGAGGACATCGCGCTCGAACTCTGGGACCGGGTGATGCGGGTCAACGTGCGCGGCACCTGGTTGATGACCCGGGCGGTCGCGCCGCTGCTGCGCGCTTCGGGGTCGGGGCGGGTGGTCAACGTGGCGTCGGATACCGCGCTGTGGGGCGCGCCCAACCTGCTGTCCTATACCGCGTCCAAGGGGGCGGTGATGGCCATGACCCGGTCCCTGGCGCGCGAATTGGGCAAGGACCGCGTCGGGGTGACCTGCGTCGCGCCGGGCATCCTGACCACCGAAAGCACCGACTATGTCCCCGAGGCCCGGCACCGTCTCTATGCCGAGGGCCGGGCCGTTCCCGGCCCCCAGGCCGCGGACGAGATCACGGGCACCATCGTCTTCCTCGCCTCGGAGGCGGCGCTGACGTTGACCGGCCAGGTGTTGCCGGTGAACAACGGGTTCGTGTTCAATGGCTGA